Below is a genomic region from Biomphalaria glabrata chromosome 3, xgBioGlab47.1, whole genome shotgun sequence.
TCCATGAGTAAATAAGTCCAACTGGCTAACATGAAGGAACCTATTAAAAAACATTCAGAAGTCACCCTGTGGCTTCTAGAATGTATCAACATCAGTCAGTCAGTTAAATGTTAATCCTGGCCTTTCAGTTAATTTTACTAGAGTTTTACCAATTTATCATTCATTTAGTTtatatgttttaatatttgGATTTACAGTTGTTAATTGATTTGAGATTTGATTGTGATTCTATAAACATTAAATCTCAAATTGCATCACTGTGTGAATTTCAGTGTGTAACTTTAACAAACCTATGTGTCATTTCTATGTATCATTTCAATGATACAAATACTTATATGCATCATCACTCATACCAAGAACTTAACACCAACAATAGACACCAGAATTTCCATAGTAGgacaaaaaagaagacaaatcctTATTgtggaatacaaaaaaaaaacgctaagaAAATGTAAACTTAAAAAACTAGACTTGTAATTTATTTGATGAACATGTTAGTAAATCAAAATTCTAttgaaaaaataacaaaaaactattaaatctagatctcttTTAAGCAGAGCTTATCCCATTTCTCATATGAAGCAGCTTTTCTCAGTAGCTTATCATTCCCACAAACATTTGAGTGGAACATAATGCATAACATTTTCTTCAAGTTCCATCTTAGTCTATTTCTCTATCAGAAGCACTGTCTTTAATTGATAGATATGCTATTGGAGTAAACAACAGAATGAGAGCCAGACATTTTCATTCTTCAGAGCAATTCCTGCAGTACATTGGCTTATAAAGGAGTGCTTGATGTTTAGTAACTTGGCTTATAAAGGAGTGCTGAATTGAATTGAATATCCCAGCCATCACCTAGCTATAAATTCAAGACCATTCAGTTTGGAACTCAAGCTGAAAGTCAAGCAGTCTCCCACCCAGCTACTGAACCCTTTCTATGTTTGAAACCAAATGCATGcatcattttcattttattaattaattaaaacttttaatcAATAATTGTTATTGTAGCTCAGGAAGCAGCAAAGTCCCAGCAGAGTAAGGTTCCCCTCAAGACTTATGGTGCTACATTTGAAGATTTATACACTGATGTCATTGACCACTACAGAATATTTGCTGGACTGGAAGAGATGTTGAAAACACCAACTCGCCTCAGCCATCAGCTAGTTTATCAATTTGACACAGAAACGATTGATATGTTGATACAGAAGTAAGGCTGTTAATATAGATtgcaattctttttttaattaaaaatattatttgtgcTAAGTTCAAATTGAGttattcttttgaaaaaaatgctGCTTTTTGAATATgtatgaattattattttttaagcatAAATCAATTTACAGTTAAAAATACTGATTTAGATTGGGTCAGTGAACTAGTTCTACAGCAATGATCTCCATATCAGATTCCCATGAGGTTTTATTAAATTTTCTGAGGCCAGTGTCTTAATGAAACCTATTGGTACAACATAGAAGCTTGAATCTTgtggtcattttttttctgtggctGATTCACAATGTGTCTTTGGTTACATTACTTATTATACTACTATCTAgtactggtatttttaattatttttttttataatgttcaGTATGTAAACATTTCAATTATTTGCTTCAAAATGAATATCTGATTCAGATATTACAGCTTTGATGCATCTGTCATAAGAGAAATATTTGGTCGAAAATTGAACTCAAGAAGCAGAAAAGATCTTGATGACCTAAGTGAAGAAACTGGAGTCCCTCTTAGAAGTTGTAGGCGTCAGGTAATAACAAATGATAATTTTTGTTATAAGGTTGAAATAGGAATGTAGTAGTatctatatatttctaaaattagaaTATGTAATGTAGTTTTCACAATCCtggttattttttgtttaaatattttttttactttattttaataaaacttaGTGGTGAAAACTATGATATTTAATTGTTCAGAATAATGTTTGTAAGCATACATTGATTTCacatgtattaattttttttttgtagtaaaatcctttttttttaaatttaaattgaagTTTTTTAAACATTGCAGTTTGACAATGctaaaagagtttttaaaactgttgaaGAAATGAGTGGACGGTTAGTTGATAACATTCAGACACATTTTTGTCTTAAAGAAGATCTGGCCAAGTAAGTTATTGTATAGTGCTTTTTAATTTGAAGTCAAGaattttcattttgaattttttaaaatcttcttATGTTCATTTAAATATCATTACTATGATCTATGCATATTTGTTTTCTGACATTtatgaaaaatttaaatttttttttttttttgctttgttttactGGTAATTATAGTTTGTAAAGTTAATTACATAGTTATCTAAAGCTAAGTTAACAGTTAAAAGAAGCATCTagataatttaatatattttacatgtttataATACTTTTTGTATATTAAGACCACTTACGACTATGCATTTTGTAAAAGAAAGTAATTCTAGAACATTATATTAAAAAGGTACAAGTAGGAGGAGAAAAAATGTTCTAATCATTGGGCAAGACAAAAATAGAACAATgataatagttttcattttttggAATATCATTTCTTTAAGAACCTCTTAACAATCAATGTTGGAGAATTGGATTATACAACCAGAGTATATTCAACTCTGACTTTTAAAGCCAAAATAGTATACATCAATCAAGCTTTTAGGTGCATCTATCGTTTTTCAAGAAAGAAgcaaatgtatacattttttatgtcATTAAAAAGGAATATGATTAAATTtcactattttttgtttattttcagagCATATGCTGCTATAGTTTTTATCACAAATAACAGATTTGAAACtggtaaaaagaaattaaattatttaacttTTGAAGACTTTGCTGTGTGTGCCAATCATATGATATCAAACTGGTCCTATAGCTCTGAAGGTAAATTGTGTTTGTAGTGTAATCAGCATTTAGCTTTGAGCTACagatatgtttttaaattttacattaaataaaatattcttgATGTAGGCAGGAATTATACAATTTTCTCTGCCTGCAAGAAAAcagaataaaacaaatttatcaGACTTTCTTTAGTAGCACATAGATTtctatatattttctatttcagaaGAGTATCtttcattttgtgtttgttttggtaGAGCTTCATTTGAATACAgttattcatgttttgtgaTCTAAGACTCGACTAAACCAGAAGCATCATCAGTTTTTGTCTTAtaaacaacttttttatttgtagatTATCTTCTTGATAAAACTGCACAGTAGAGAACccttacaatatatattttactaTTGATCAGCAGACTCTTTAGAGCAAGTTTCATTCAAtgctttgttttgaaataatgtTATTGCCAATATCATTTTCTTATGCTTTATGTCACAACATGCATGATGCAAGAtgtcacgatgtgttgtgaagccggggattttacttgaattaaaatagttgaataaatgacaatCTAGGAATGCAAATAAGAGattctttgtaaaaacacaactctggaactttatttaattatgaaacgtaagtacagcttatgtacaaattatagatcaatcaacacaaaatatcacaaaggcttttaaaacagagctcttagaagacCGACTGACcactatgaaaatattttatcgactggcgttctctctactctcgccaattctctggcgctaactctttaaaaaaatgtctttgtttaatttcaaatcaaccaatagatttgcaacatcataaTCACGTcttgggtaaaacctgaggtgctgtcaagggtctaaatttgtggggtaattcctgaggctcagtcaagggtttatatttcttttaaatgtgaaatgtacaaataattctataatggcatctgtgacatattaccccccccccccctccatttagcatttgtatggtaatagaaatgctcatatgtattaaaaatatttaaatatacacaaagtaccatacatgaaattatagaaaaatggttgaggtaacatattacaatgctctgaaaaataaagtcaacttggagataacaataaaaaaaaaatgtaaatgcagtgtcaggtatatgagaataaaattattgatgactttgaacacctgtttcactattcaagtggttatgaaaatgagacaatgcttgtcatgaacaatatcaaaagttgtataaagcataatacttgaataaattaaatcttgaattgaataagttacttctcttcatggtgctttatgatgaaattaaaatatgacaatacaaaactgatatactacacctgtggaagaaaaatatatacacaattatgtaaagaattaaatacaTCTGGAAAGTGTGTCAGCGAAGACATTCTCACGTCCAGGAATTGTCTTGACCTCAAATTGGTAGTCTGTGAGTTGTAGACTCCAACGAGTTAAACGACTGTTCGCTAACTTCTTTGAGTTCAGAAATGCTAGTGGTGCATGATCAGTTAGGAGTGTGAAATGAGCACCTAGTAGATATCTGGAGAACTTGGCTATGGCCCATACAATGGATAGACATTCACGTTCGATGGTTGAGTATCTGGTTTCAGCTGTTGACAACTTCCTGCTGATGAAAAATACTGGGTGCAAAGTCTCTTGGCATTTCTGTGAAGTGTCTGCATATTTCTGCATTATGCATGCACCTATAGCTGAAGATGAAGCATCTGTGGCGAGGTAAAATTGCTTCTCTGGATTCGGAAGTTTGAGAATAGTGTCTCTTGAGAATTCAGCTTTAATGTTCTCAATagtggtatgtaactttgtaGACCATGGAATCTTCGTTGGTTGTCCTTTCTTAGTGAGTTCAATCAATGGAGCTATGAGTGCTGTGTAACCTGGTATGAAATGTCTGTAGAAATTACACAGACCCAAAATACTTCTCACTTGCTTTTTACTGGTAGGGACTTTGATGTCTAGTATGCGttgaataatgttctcttgtggtCTCAGCGAATTGTAGCTGACTCTATAACCCAGGAAGGATATTTCTGACATGGCTAGTTCTACCTTACTAGGCTTTATGGTAAAACCATGTTGTTTCAGTATGCTGAAAACTTCTTGTAGTCCTTTGATATGTTCGTTCCATGTCTTATGGAATatgcaaatgtcatctatatatgACACTGTGTCAGAGCGATTGCCTAGTATGCTGTGAATGGCTCTATTAAAGGTGCTGCTGGCGTTGACTAGACCAAATGGCATGAAGTTGAAATGGAATAGTCCATAAGCTGTGGTGAATGCCGTAAACTGTTTGCATTCTTGTCTGACTGGTATTTGGTAATATCCTCTGGACAGGTCTATTTTGGTGAAGAACTTTGCCTCTGAAAATTTGGTCATAAGACcttcaggatttggcataggATATGAGTCAAGTTGGGTTATTTTATTCAACTGTCTGAAGTCGACACACATTCTAGGAGTTGTCGTTTGCttccgtttgacaagaactattggtgcagcatatggagagttggaatgttcaatgattccttgctctaatagttggttaatttcttgtttaagaAAGTCTCTGTAGTGTACTGGTAATGGATAAGGTCTTGCTTTTGTAGGCTTGGAATCAGTAAGTATTATATTGTGTTCCGCAATTGACGTTTTGCCTGGAACATCTGTAAATATGTCTGAAttttctttgagaatggtagtcagttctttctgcttttgcggtgtcattgaattgagtttgatgtcttgccgaaattcagtttgtttggtagttgtttgtggcatattgatgtcgtcaaattcagacgtgtcattttcatcttcttctggtatgactgcaagacatgatatggctctttcattttgttctggGCTTGTGGTACCTTCTGTTattgtgttatatttttgtaacatgttgacttgatagattttctttttgttgtgtatGTCTATCTCATAGTCAACATCtgttatctttctgagtatggagaatggaccttgccatttgatgAATAGTCTGTTGCTTTTGTCTGGTAGTAGCAGACATACTTGATCTCCTGGTTCAAATTGTTTCAGTGTTCTGTTTCTATTGACTCTCATTCTGGTATTGGAGTTTGCTATGGCTGTGGCTTCATTTGCTTTTTCACATGCAGATATGACTATGTTTCTAGTATCTTGCACATGTTGAAACGCTGTCTTGGTTTCTGATGAGATTGAGTTTTGGCGAATAATAGCTTCTTTGAGGATTGCCATCGGTCCTCGTGGGTTGGCGCCATAAACCATCTCGAAAGGTGAGAATCCTGTGGTTTCTTGAGGACTTTCTCTGTATGCAAACAGAGCTGCTGGTAGCAATAAGTCCCAATTCTGCGGATTGTCGTGTGCTATTTTTGAAATGCACCTCTTCAAAGTACCGTTGAATCGTTCGCAAAGCCCGTTGCTTTGGGGATGGTAGGGCGTTGTGAACTTCATCTTGATGTGGTACATGTTCATGAAGTCTTTGGTAATGTCAGCTGTGAACTGTGTGCCTCTGTCAGAGAGGATAACTTCTGGGAAACCAATTCTGGAAAATATCTCTGACAAAGCTCTGGTGATGTCAAGCGCTGTAATGTTGACTAGAGGTACTGCTTCTGTCCATCTTGTACATGTGTCAATCAATGTCAGGACATATCGATGGTTTCTTGCTGAAGCTACTGGCATGGGACCAATCAAATCAACTGAGACTTTTTGGAATGGCTTGTCTGTCAATTCCATATCTTGAATAGGTGCCTGTGATTTGTTGTTCTTAGGTCCTTTGACTTGGTAAATATGACATGACTTCACGTATTTCTTGACGTCTTTAATGATACTTGGccaataaaattctttgaggATTCTGGCTTTAGTTTTGACTACACCCATATGGCTGGCGTGTGGAATGTTATGTCCTGTTGCCAGTATTTCTTTCCTGTATTTCTGTGGCACTATTATTTGCTGAATGGTATTGTCTTTATGCATGGCATTCTTCACCAGgaggccatcttgaaaatatggTTTATTTGGTAGATTCAGCTGTTTGTTTGCTTGAGCCTTCTGATAAAGTATTTGCAATGTTGGATCTCGTTTCTGTTCTTCTTTGAAGTCATCATGTGTGAAATATgacttgtcttgatggacttcagtttgaccagttagagttcttgtatcattgttagagactctgggcatgtagtcttgttct
It encodes:
- the LOC106057016 gene encoding acidic fibroblast growth factor intracellular-binding protein-like isoform X2: MNVVEVFVGNNCVISTDIYDLWLKGHTAQEAAKSQQSKVPLKTYGATFEDLYTDVIDHYRIFAGLEEMLKTPTRLSHQLVYQFDTETIDMLIQNFDASVIREIFGRKLNSRSRKDLDDLSEETGVPLRSCRRQFDNAKRVFKTVEEMSGRLVDNIQTHFCLKEDLAKAYAAIVFITNNRFETGKKKLNYLTFEDFAVCANHMISNWSYSSEDCQNHEDMDVDMDRDFLMDLREVKVLMEREYAEEHRSLMLRVLQPTVREKVLTEMDNNFRSVSKAIINIASGLNHSKESRDIFIDVFEKLIEPWVQMSWSKSDAYHFLNAFKDTALQLDLFRTSPKLVKIWERFMSTFNPLVLQMYPKT
- the LOC106057016 gene encoding acidic fibroblast growth factor intracellular-binding protein-like isoform X1 — translated: MNVVEVFVGNNCVISTDIYDLWLKGHTAQEAAKSQQSKVPLKTYGATFEDLYTDVIDHYRIFAGLEEMLKTPTRLSHQLVYQFDTETIDMLIQKYYSFDASVIREIFGRKLNSRSRKDLDDLSEETGVPLRSCRRQFDNAKRVFKTVEEMSGRLVDNIQTHFCLKEDLAKAYAAIVFITNNRFETGKKKLNYLTFEDFAVCANHMISNWSYSSEDCQNHEDMDVDMDRDFLMDLREVKVLMEREYAEEHRSLMLRVLQPTVREKVLTEMDNNFRSVSKAIINIASGLNHSKESRDIFIDVFEKLIEPWVQMSWSKSDAYHFLNAFKDTALQLDLFRTSPKLVKIWERFMSTFNPLVLQMYPKT